CGTCGGCGAGGCCCTTGAAGCCGTTGCGGAAGCCCAGGACGCGCTTGACGCCGTAGGCCCGCCCCAGGTGCAGCACCAGGCCGCGGATCACGTTGTTCAGCCCCGGGCACAGCCCGCCGCAGGTGACGATGGCGGCGGTGACCTCGGACGGCTCGAAGAACAGCTTCCGGCGCGGTCCGCCGGGGTTGAAGGCCGGCAGCCCGGCCACGTCCACGTCGCGCTTGTTCGCTATGCCCTGGACCACGTCGAGCAGGACCCGGTCGGTCTCGGTGACGTAGTGCCACGTCTCCTCGCGCTCGCCGAGCAGGTCGGCCAGCGGCGTGTCGACGGTGCGCTCACCCAGGCGCGTGATGGCCAGATCATCGGAGGTGATGGTGAGAAGATCGGCCGTGTTCATGGTTTCACGCTAACAAGATTCACTGGATTCGCCGCGGCCGGTCCACCATCCGGCCCGGGCGTTACGCGCCGCCCCGCCGCCGCTCCCAGGAGTAGACGTCAGAGCCCGGGACTACTCCCGGCGGGCTACGCCGTCATCCTTGCGGGCTACGGGCAACGGCGACTTCAAGCTGAAGCGCTCGGCCCCCGTTCCTCTCTACCTTGGAACCATGACCACAGCCACGAGATCGACGGCCAGCCCGGCCGTCCCGGCAGCCTCCGCCGCCGTGATCGAGGCGTCCGGCCTCACCAAGCGCTACAACGGCGCGGCCCGGGGGGCGGTGACCGCGCTGGACGGGCTGACGCTGTCCGTCCCGGCCGGCGTCATCGGCCTGGTCGGGGCGAACGGGGCGGGCAAGTCGACACTGATCAAGATCCTCCTGGGCCTGCTGCACCCGTCCTCCGGCACCGCCGCGGTGCTCGGCTACGACGTGGTCGACCAGGCCGAGCGCATCAGGACCCTGGTCGGCTACATGCCCGAGCACGACTGCCTGCCCCCGGACGTGACCGCCACCGAGTTCGTCACGCACATGGGCCGCATGGGCGGCCTGCCGCCGACCGCGGCCAAGGAGCGCGCCGCCGAGTCGCTGCGCCACGTGGGCCTGCACGAGGAGCGCTACCGCCTGATCGGCACCTATTCCACGGGCATGAAGCAGCGCGTGAAGCTGGCCCAGGCCCTGGTCGGCGACCCGCGCCTGCTCCTGCTGGACGAGCCCACCAACGGCCTGGACCCGGCCGGCCGCGAGGCGATGCTGGACCTCATCGAGCGCATCGGCGCCGAGTTCGGCATCTCCATCCTGGTCGCCTCGCACCTGCTCGGCGAGATCGAGCAGATCTGCGACTCGCTGGTCGCGATCGAGTCCGGCAAGCTCCTCCGAGCCGCCTCCATGTCGGCCTTCACCAAGGCCAGCGCGGTCCTGGCGGTCGAGGTCGACGAGGGTGCGGCCCGCCTTGCTGCCGCCCTGAAGAGCGCCGGCCTGGCCCCCCGCCGCGACGGCCGCGCCCTGCTGGTCCGCCTCGGCGGCACCGAGGAGGAGTCCGACCAGGTCTACGACGCCATCCGCGACGCGGTGGCCGACCTCGGCCTGCCGCTGAACCGGCTGGAGCGGCGCCGGCACCGGGTCGAGGAGCTGTTCGCGGACGAGGACTTCGACGATCTCGAGGATCTGGACGACCTGGCCGACGACGACAGTGCCGGCGCCGATTCCGCCGCTGGCACCGTGACCGCCACCAGCACCGCGACCTCGCCGGCAGCAGCCGAGCCCGATGCCGCAGTCCGCGAGCCGGCTGATTCTCCGGCGCCCGCCGCGCCCGCTGCCGGCATCTCGGCCCCGGCCGCCGAGCCGGCCGCCCCCGCCGCCCAAGCCCCCGCCCGAGCCGAAGCCGAAGCTCACGCCGAAGCCCCAGCCGAAGCCGCCGAGAGCGAGACCGACCATGAGTAGCGACACCGCCACCGCAGGCGCCGTCTCACCCTCCGGCGTCATCCACGACATCGGCTACCGCACCTACACCGGCGACCGTGTCGGCCGCCTGGGTATCGTCCGGGCCCTCTACTGGCACAGCCTCCGCAGCGCCTGGGGCCTGGGCCGCGGCCCGCGGGCCAAGGTCGTCCCCTTCCTGGCCCTGGCCATCATGTGCCTGCCGGCCATCGCGAACGCCTTCGCGGTCTCCCGCACCGGCGTCCACGCCATCGCCTACGACGAGTACATGTACAGCTTCCAGCTCGTCCTGGTCCTGTACCTGGCGGCGGTGACCCCGGAGCTGATCTCCCGCGACATCCGCAACCGCACCCTGCCGCTGTACTTCTCCCGGCCGCTGCGCCGCACCGACTATCCGATCGCCAAGGTCAGCGCCCTGATCACCGCGATGCTGGTGCTCACCGCGGTCCCGGAGATCCTGCTCTACGTCGGCACCATCGGCTCGCTGCACGGCGGCTCGGCCGTCTGGCACGAGACCCGCGCCTTCATCCCCGGCCTGGAGCTGGCCCTGCTGTACTCCGTCGTGTTCAGCGTCCTGGCCGCGGTCCTGTCCTGCTACACCGGCCGCCGCGCCTTCGCCACCGGCGCCGTCGCGGTGTTCTTCTTCGGCACCTACGTCATCTCCTCGGCGATGGTGCGGCTGACCGGCTACCGCCCGCACTATGTGCACGACGCCAGCACGGACGGCGGCGGCTACTTCGTGAAGCCGACCTCGCCGGGCAGCGGCCCGAAGATCTCCGGGCTGCTCAACCCCGCGAACCTGTTGGAAGGCCTCAAGGAATGGGTGGTGGGCCGTTCTCCGAAGAACGCCGACGTGCCCTACCCGGGCAGTTTCGGAATCGTGTACCTGGCCGTGGTCGTGGTGCTGTGCGCGCTGGCCGCCCTCCTCCTGATTCGCCGCTACCAGAAGGCGAGCCTGCTGTGACCATCGACGAGATCCCCGGGCAGCGCGAAGCCGCCGCCCCGGTCCCGACCCGCCCCGGCGGCCCGGCCGAGATCGTGCTGGACAACGTGACCCACTGGTACGGCAACGTGGTCGCGGTCAACGACATCACGATGACCATCGGCCCCGGCGTCACCGGCCTGCTCGGCCCGAACGGCGCCGGCAAGTCCACGCTGCTGCACCTGGTCTCCGGCTTCCTGTCGCCCTCGCGCGGCACGGTCACCGTGGCCGGGCGGACCGCCTGGCACAACCCCGGCATCTACAAGGTGATCGGCCTGGTGCCCGAGCGCGACTCGGTCTACGCCTTCCTGACCGGCCGGCAGTTCGTCTCGGCGACCGCCAAGCTGCACAAGCTGAGCGACGTCGAGGGCGCCACGGCCCGCGCCCTGCGCATGGTCGAGATGGACACCGAGGCCGCCGACCGCCGCATCGACACCTACTCCAAGGGCATGCGGCAGCGCATCAAGGTCGCCGCCGCGCTGGTGCACGAGCCGGGAGTGCTGCTGCTGGACGAGCCGTTCAACGGCATGGACCCGCGCCAGCGCATGCACATGATGGACCTGCTGCACCGTCTCGGCGACGCCGGCCACACCATCGTGTTCTCCTCGCACATCCTGGAGGAGGTCGAGCGGCTGTCCGGCACGGTCCAGGTGATCGTGGCCGGCCGGCTGGCCGCCTCCGGCGACTACCGCACCATCCGCAGGCTGATGACCAGCCGCCCGCACGTGTTCCAGGTCGCCTCCAGCGACGACCGGGCCCTGGCCGCGGCGCTGATCGGCCGGCAGTCCGTGAACGGCGTGGAGCTGAACCCCTCCGGGGGCCTGGAGGTGCGGGCCGGGGACTACGGCGCGTTCAGCCGGGAGCTGGCGGCGGTGGCGCGCGAGCACGGCGTGCGGCTGCGCACCGTACAGCCCACCGACGAGTCGCTGGAGTCCGTGTTCACCTATCTGGTGGCGTCGTAAGGAGCTGGCACGGATGTCAACCGTCTTCAACCCCACGATCGCCGCCATCACGCTGCGCGGCCTGCTGGGCCGGCGCCGCTCGCTGCTGATCGCGCTGCCCCCGGCGCTGCTGCTGGCCCTGACCATCGGGCTGCGCGCCGCCACCAACATCAACAGCTCGCACGACTTCGCCTGGCCCGGAGTGGTCCTCGGACAGATCGGCCTGGTCACGCTGCTGCCGCTGACCGCGATGATCATCGGCACCTCGGTGCTGGGCACCGAGGTCGACGACGCCTCGATCCTGCACCTGCTGGCCACCCCGGTCAGCCGGGCCACGGTGATGTTCACCAAGTGGATCGTGGCCTCCGGCGCGACCCTGGTGTTCGCCGTGGTGCCGATCGCCGCGGCCGCCTTCATCGGCACTTCCAGCTACGTCGACAACCCCGGCCCGCTGGACATGACGTTCACGCCGATCAAGGGCGACATCACCGAGGCGATCGGCGTGATCGTCGCCGCCGCCGTCGGGGCCGTCGTCTACAGCGCGTTCTTCCTGTTCCTGTCGGTGGTGACCAAGCGCTCGGTGGCCGTCACCCTGATCTACATCCTGGTCTGGGAGAACCTGCTCACCCGCTTCGTCAGCGGTCTGCGCCTGCTGTCCATCGGGCAGTACGAACTGGGCCTGGCCGACAAGATCGGGCACCTGCCGAACCTCAGCGCCAACCTGTCGTTCGGCACCTCGGTGATCATGTCGGTGGTGTTCGTCGTCGTGGCCCTGGGCTACGGCACGCGCCGGCTGCAGTCGTTCCGGGTGTCCGGGGACGCGGCGTGATGACCGGGACTGTAAAGGGTTCTGCAAGGTTCTGACCGGCCGCATCGCAGAACATTCATCCGGGAATAGGCTCCGCGCATGGAAAGCGTGCGTCGCGAGCCTGTTCCCGCTTTACGCGGCCTCGTGCACCACTACCACGGCTTCAATTTCCCCGACGTCGCCGACCGCGCGCGCCTGGAGATCCCCTCCGGAGCGGCGACGCTCGTCATCGCCTTCGCCGAACCGATTCGCATCGGCCTGGCCTCCGACGGCGAGTCCGAGGTCTTCCGCCGGGCCTCGTTCCTGTCCGCCGGCCGCGCGGTGGCGGCGATCGGCCGGCACCGCGGACACATCGCCGGCATCGAGGTGACCCTCAGCCATACCGCGGCGCACCACATCCTCGGCCTGCGCATGGCCGAGCTGGCGAGGGGCTTCCCGAGGCTCGGCGAAGTACTGGGCCGCGAGGGCGACCTGCTCGTGGAGCAGCTGGCCGGGCTGCCGACCTGGGCGGCGCGCTTCGCCCGGCTCGACGCGTACCTGACCCGGCGTGCGGCCGACTCCCGGATCCTGCCGGCCTGGCAGGTGACGCGCGCGACCCGGCTGGTGGCGGCCGGCTGGCCGCTGCGCGAGATCCAGCGCGACGTCGGCTGGGGCGACCGCCACCTGCGCTCGCGGTTCCTGGAACAGGTCGGGATGTCGCCGAAGGCGATGGCGCGGGTGCTGCGCTTACAGACCGCGCTGCGCGCGCACCTGGACGGCCGAAGCTGGTCGCAGGCCGCCGCGCTGGCCCGCTACCACGACCAGGCGCACCTCGGGCACGACGTCAAAGCCATCACCGGGCTGACGCCGGGGCGGTTGGCGGAGCTGCGGCGCGGCGCCCCACCCGGCTCCGCGCTCGACCGGCTCCCCGGACGGGTGACCAGCGTGCTGCTGGGCTGAGCCGGCCGCAGCGCTTTCGCACCGGCCGTGTCCACCCCCGGCCGGCACCCTGCGGCCGTCGAGCACGCTGAACCGAACCGAACCCGTCGGGCGAGCCCCTCCGGCTCTTCCCACCGCCCCGGCGGCCCACGTCCCGGCGATACCGGGGCCGCCCAGCCCGGCCGGCCCCGCTACCGTCCCCCCGCTCCGGGAGGGCCGGGCGTGATCGTCAGAATGGCCTCCGCTCTCGCCCCGTGTCTTGTAGAAAACGGAGAACTCCAGCTCACCGGTTCCAACCGATCGGCCCGACGCGGCATTGAGTACTGGTGAGTCGTCAACGGGAGGGTGGATGAGTGACGAGGAGGACTTCCGGCAGTTCGCCGCGAGCCGCCAGAAGCAGCTGCTGCGCACCGCGTATCTGCTGTGCGGGGACTGGCACGGGGCCGAGGACCTGGTGCAGACCGCCTTCGGGCACCTGTACCGGTCCTGGCGCCGGATGGGACGCGTCGAGCATCCGGACGCCTACGCCAAACAGGTCCTGTACCGCTGCCACCTGTCGGCCAACCGCAAGAAGCGGTTCGCGACGGTGCCGATCGAATCGGTACCGGAGCCGGCCGCCTCCGGCGACGGCTTCGGCGACGGCAGCACCAGCGTCCTGATGGAGGCGCTCGCCGGGCTGCCGCCCAAGTCCCGGGCGGTGGTGGTGCTGCGGTTCTGGGAGGACTACTCGGTCGCGCAGACCGCCGACGCCCTCGGCATCTCGGAGGGGACGGTGAAGAGCCAGACCGCGCGCGCCCTGGCGACCCTGCGGACCCGGATCGGCGACTCGCTCAGCGACATCCGTCGAGACTGACGAAGGAGGAACACATGACGGATCACGAAGCGGAGAACATCAGGACCCTGTTCCGCGAGGCCGACCTGGAGCACGTGCCAGCCTCGCGCGACCTGATCGGCCCCGCGGTCGCCTGGGGGGACGGCCGGCGCCGCCGCGACCGCTGGACGGCGGCCGGCGTGACCGGTGCGGTGGCCGCGGTGGCGGTCGCCGGGGTCGTGGCGCTGCGTCCCGGCCACGGCGCCGGGTCCGACGCCGTCACGCCGGGCGTCTCGGCGTCGACACAGAGCACGGCGAAGCCGCACACGGCGCAGCCGACGGCGCCGCCGACCCCGACGCTGCCCAAGCTGACGGGGACCATCGTCCAGCAGGAACAGGAGGTGCTGGACGCGTTGAAGCCCTACCTCCCGACGGGAGACCACATCGCCTGCCAGACCGCCGACCAGCCGGCGGGGTTCTGCACCACGTTGACGTTCACGAGCTCGACCGGCGGCACCAGCATCGTTCAGGTGCTGCCCGGCGATCACTTCATCCAAGCGGCCCCGGTCGACACGAAGTACATCCACCAGCACCCGGCGACCGCGGCGATCCCCCTGGTCTCCGGGACGAAGGAGGTGTCGGGCGGAACCGTCCGGATCCAGTCGACCGACATCGAGGCGCGGGACAGCATCCAGGACACGGCGGCGCTGACCGATCCCTCGGCGCTGTCCTTCCACTCGGCACAGTATGTGTTCGCCCCGCCGGGCTCGGGCACTTCGTGGACCATCGAGCTGGACGAGCTGGTCAGAGAGCTGCCCTGGAAGGGCAGCTCCGGGGTCACCGATGAGCACGGCGTCTTCGGCTTCAATCCGAGCGGTCCGGTGTTGAGCCCGGAGCAGTTCGCGGCTCTCGTGTCGGCGCCGATCTTCCCCGCTGTCATGCAGCAGTTGGGGAACCTGCGGACCCAGATGGAGCAGAACCAGACGCAGAGCCAGAGCAAGTAGCGGCACCGAGAGCCGGGAGCGCGGGCCGGAATGCGACTTCGACCCGCGCTTCCCTTCTTCGCTCGGGCTCTCTTCTGAGTTCTCTTCGCCTCAGGGCTTGCGCAGCCGCACCCGCTCCACCCGGTGATCAGCACCCTTGCGCAGCACCAGCCGCGCCCGGCCCCGCGTCGGCAGGATGTTGTCCATCAGGTTCCGCTCGTTGATCGACGTCCAGATCTCCAGCGCCAGCCCGCGCGCCGCCTCGTCGGACAGCGAGGCGAACTTGTGGAAATAGGACTGCGGGTCGCTGAACGCCGTCGAGCGCAGCGCCAGGAACCGGTCGGTGTACCAGCGCTTCAGGTCCGAGCGGCGCGCGTCGAGGTAGATCGAGAAGTCCAGGAAGTCCGAGACCGCCAGCGACGTCCGGCCGTCGGCGCGGGTGCGGGCCGGCTGCAACAGGTTCAGGCCCTCGACCAGCAGGATGTCCGGCCGCTTCACGTCGACGCACTCGTCCGCGACGATGTCGTAGACCAGGTGCGAGTACACCGGTGCCTGCACGGTCTCCTGCCCGGACTTCACCGCCGTCAAGAAGCGCAGGAACGCGCGCTGGTCGTAGGACTCCGGGAAGCCCTTGCGGCCCATCAGCCCGCGCCGCTCCAGCTCCGCGTTCGGATACAGGAAGCCGTCGGTGGTGATGAGGCCCACTTCCGGGTGCTCCGGGCTGCGGGCGAGCAGATCGCGCAGGGTGCGGGAGAACGTGGACTTGCCGACCGACACCGAGCCGGCGATGCCGATCACGAACGGCGGCGCGGTCTCCGGCGTCCACTGCCCCTGCCGGTCCCCGCCGCCGGTGCCGGAGGCGAACGCGGCGATGGTGCCGCGCAGCTCGGAGGTGGCCCGGACGTACATGCTCAGCAGCTGCGACAGCGGCAGGTAGACGTCGCGCACCTCGTCGATGTCGGTGACGTCCAGCAGACCGCGCAGCCGCTCGATCTCCGGCTCGGTCAGCGGCAGCGGAGTCCGGTCCCGCAGAGCGGCCCACTCTTCGCGGCTGAACTCCAGGAAGGGATTGGGAGCTGGTGGCGCGGCACTGGTCACCCTGTCACCCTACCGACACCCTACCGACTGGTAGCGATGCCCCGATTGGTCTGTACCAATCCAGGTCACCGGGCATACCACTATGCTCTGGACCCATGTGCGGAATCGTGGGTTACGTGGGCTCCCAGCAAGCCCTGGGCATCGTCATAGAGGGTCTGCGCCGGATGGAGTACCGGGGCTACGACTCTGCGGGCATCGCCGTGGTCGACCGGTCCGCGGGCGAAGCCCGCCTGGCCGGGGCCAAGAAGGCCGGCAAGCTGGCGAACCTGGAAAAGGAACTCGACGTCCGCCCCCTCCCGGCGTCGACGACCGGCCTGGGCCACACCCGCTGGGCCACCCACGGCGGCCCCACCGACGGCAACGCCCACCCGCACTTCAGCGCACCCGGCGGCGCCTACACCGACACCACCGGCAAGGTGGCGGTCATCCACAACGGCATCATCGAGAACTTCGCCCGGCTCAAGGCCGAACTGGCCGGCCAGGATGTGACATTCCTCTCGGAGACCGACACCGAGGTCGTCGCGCACCTGCTGGCCCGCGACTTCGCCGAGGCCGGCGACGGCGACCTGGGCGCCGCGATGCGCCGCGTCGTGAACCGGCTGCAGGGCGCCTTCACGCTGGTCGCGGTGCACGCCGACGCCCCGGACGTGGTGGTCGGCGCGCGCCGCAACTCCCCGCTGGTGATCGGCGTCGGCGAGGGCGAGGCGTTCCTGGCCTCCGACGTCTCGGCGTTCATCGCGCACACCCGCGAGGCCATCGAGATGGGCCAGGACCAGGTCGCCGAGGTCTTCCGCGACGGTTCGGTGAAGATCACCACCTTCGACGGCGAGGTCGTGGAGGGCAAGCGGTTCCACGTGTCCTGGGACGCCTCGGCGGCGGAGAAGGGCGGCTACGACTGGTTCATGCAGAAGGAGATCGCCGAGCAGCCGCAGGCGGTCGCCGACACCCTGCTGGGCCGGGTCAACGGCGACGGCAAGCTGAAGCTGGACGAGATGCGGCTGTCCGAGGACGAGCTGCGCGCCATCACCAAGATCGTCGTCGTCGCCTGCGGCACCGCCTACCACGCCGGCCTGATCGCCAAGTACGCCATCGAGCACTGGACCCGGGTCCCGGTCGAGGTCGAGCTGGCCAGCGAGTTCCGCTACCGCGACCCGATCCTGACCAGGGACACGCTGGTGATAGCGATCTCGCAGTCCGGCGAGACCATGGACACCCTGATGGCCATCCGGCACGCCCGCGAGCAGCACTCGCGCGTCCTGGCGATCTGCAACACCAACGGCTCGACCATCCCGCGCGAGTCCGACGCCGTGGTCTACACGCACGGCGGCCCGGAGATCGGCGTGGCCTCCACCAAGGCGTTCCTGACCCAGCTCACCGCCTGCTACCTGGTCGGCCTGTACCTGGCGCAGGTCCGCGGCGTGAAGTTCAACGACGAGGTGGAGGAGGTCCTGACGCAGCTGTCGGACTCCCCGGCCGCGATCGCCGAGACCCTGAACCGGATGGAGCCGATCCGCAAGCTCGCCCGCTCCATGGTCGGCGCCCGCACGGTGCTGTTCCTGGGCCGGCACGTCGGCTACCCGATGGCCCTGGAAGGCGCGCTGAAGCTGAAGGAGCTCGCCTACATCCACGCCGAGGGCTTCGCCGCCGGCGAGCTCAAGCACGGGCCGATCGCGCTGATCGAGCAGGACCTGCCGGTCGTGGTCGTGGTGCCCTCGCCGAAGCGGCCGCTGCTGCACGACAAGATCGTCTCCAACATCCAGGAGATCCGTGCCCGCGGCGCCAAGACCATCGTCATCGCCGAGGACGGCGACGACGTGGTGGCCCCCTACGCGGACTTCCTGTTCCACGTCCCGGAGCTGCCGATCCTGCTGCAGCCCCTGGTGGCCACCGTCCC
The sequence above is a segment of the Catenulispora sp. EB89 genome. Coding sequences within it:
- a CDS encoding SigE family RNA polymerase sigma factor translates to MSDEEDFRQFAASRQKQLLRTAYLLCGDWHGAEDLVQTAFGHLYRSWRRMGRVEHPDAYAKQVLYRCHLSANRKKRFATVPIESVPEPAASGDGFGDGSTSVLMEALAGLPPKSRAVVVLRFWEDYSVAQTADALGISEGTVKSQTARALATLRTRIGDSLSDIRRD
- a CDS encoding ABC transporter permease, whose amino-acid sequence is MSSDTATAGAVSPSGVIHDIGYRTYTGDRVGRLGIVRALYWHSLRSAWGLGRGPRAKVVPFLALAIMCLPAIANAFAVSRTGVHAIAYDEYMYSFQLVLVLYLAAVTPELISRDIRNRTLPLYFSRPLRRTDYPIAKVSALITAMLVLTAVPEILLYVGTIGSLHGGSAVWHETRAFIPGLELALLYSVVFSVLAAVLSCYTGRRAFATGAVAVFFFGTYVISSAMVRLTGYRPHYVHDASTDGGGYFVKPTSPGSGPKISGLLNPANLLEGLKEWVVGRSPKNADVPYPGSFGIVYLAVVVVLCALAALLLIRRYQKASLL
- a CDS encoding ABC transporter permease subunit; its protein translation is MSTVFNPTIAAITLRGLLGRRRSLLIALPPALLLALTIGLRAATNINSSHDFAWPGVVLGQIGLVTLLPLTAMIIGTSVLGTEVDDASILHLLATPVSRATVMFTKWIVASGATLVFAVVPIAAAAFIGTSSYVDNPGPLDMTFTPIKGDITEAIGVIVAAAVGAVVYSAFFLFLSVVTKRSVAVTLIYILVWENLLTRFVSGLRLLSIGQYELGLADKIGHLPNLSANLSFGTSVIMSVVFVVVALGYGTRRLQSFRVSGDAA
- the coaA gene encoding type I pantothenate kinase, which produces MTSAAPPAPNPFLEFSREEWAALRDRTPLPLTEPEIERLRGLLDVTDIDEVRDVYLPLSQLLSMYVRATSELRGTIAAFASGTGGGDRQGQWTPETAPPFVIGIAGSVSVGKSTFSRTLRDLLARSPEHPEVGLITTDGFLYPNAELERRGLMGRKGFPESYDQRAFLRFLTAVKSGQETVQAPVYSHLVYDIVADECVDVKRPDILLVEGLNLLQPARTRADGRTSLAVSDFLDFSIYLDARRSDLKRWYTDRFLALRSTAFSDPQSYFHKFASLSDEAARGLALEIWTSINERNLMDNILPTRGRARLVLRKGADHRVERVRLRKP
- a CDS encoding ABC transporter ATP-binding protein codes for the protein MDEIPGQREAAAPVPTRPGGPAEIVLDNVTHWYGNVVAVNDITMTIGPGVTGLLGPNGAGKSTLLHLVSGFLSPSRGTVTVAGRTAWHNPGIYKVIGLVPERDSVYAFLTGRQFVSATAKLHKLSDVEGATARALRMVEMDTEAADRRIDTYSKGMRQRIKVAAALVHEPGVLLLDEPFNGMDPRQRMHMMDLLHRLGDAGHTIVFSSHILEEVERLSGTVQVIVAGRLAASGDYRTIRRLMTSRPHVFQVASSDDRALAAALIGRQSVNGVELNPSGGLEVRAGDYGAFSRELAAVAREHGVRLRTVQPTDESLESVFTYLVAS
- a CDS encoding helix-turn-helix domain-containing protein, encoding MESVRREPVPALRGLVHHYHGFNFPDVADRARLEIPSGAATLVIAFAEPIRIGLASDGESEVFRRASFLSAGRAVAAIGRHRGHIAGIEVTLSHTAAHHILGLRMAELARGFPRLGEVLGREGDLLVEQLAGLPTWAARFARLDAYLTRRAADSRILPAWQVTRATRLVAAGWPLREIQRDVGWGDRHLRSRFLEQVGMSPKAMARVLRLQTALRAHLDGRSWSQAAALARYHDQAHLGHDVKAITGLTPGRLAELRRGAPPGSALDRLPGRVTSVLLG
- the glmS gene encoding glutamine--fructose-6-phosphate transaminase (isomerizing), with the protein product MCGIVGYVGSQQALGIVIEGLRRMEYRGYDSAGIAVVDRSAGEARLAGAKKAGKLANLEKELDVRPLPASTTGLGHTRWATHGGPTDGNAHPHFSAPGGAYTDTTGKVAVIHNGIIENFARLKAELAGQDVTFLSETDTEVVAHLLARDFAEAGDGDLGAAMRRVVNRLQGAFTLVAVHADAPDVVVGARRNSPLVIGVGEGEAFLASDVSAFIAHTREAIEMGQDQVAEVFRDGSVKITTFDGEVVEGKRFHVSWDASAAEKGGYDWFMQKEIAEQPQAVADTLLGRVNGDGKLKLDEMRLSEDELRAITKIVVVACGTAYHAGLIAKYAIEHWTRVPVEVELASEFRYRDPILTRDTLVIAISQSGETMDTLMAIRHAREQHSRVLAICNTNGSTIPRESDAVVYTHGGPEIGVASTKAFLTQLTACYLVGLYLAQVRGVKFNDEVEEVLTQLSDSPAAIAETLNRMEPIRKLARSMVGARTVLFLGRHVGYPMALEGALKLKELAYIHAEGFAAGELKHGPIALIEQDLPVVVVVPSPKRPLLHDKIVSNIQEIRARGAKTIVIAEDGDDVVAPYADFLFHVPELPILLQPLVATVPLQVFAAELADALGYDVDQPRNLAKSVTVE